The region TGATCGTGGGCGTCGACCTGCTCTTCTTCCGAGACCAGCCCTGGCCGCGGCTCGCCGTCAACGCCGGCATCGTCCTGATATTCGGCGCTTTCTACGTGCGGTACCTGTACCCGTCCTGAGCCTTCGACGGCTGGTCCCCGATCCCCGGTGCACGGCCGCGTGCACGTGCGGCAGGGTGGACCCATGACCACGACCGACCCTTCCGCCGGCACGCTCGTCGTCCCGGCACCCGACGGCGCGGACCTCGCGGTACGGGTCCGCGGGCTGCGCAGGAGCTACGGCGAGACCCGCGCGGTCGACGGCGTGGACCTCGACGTCGTCCGCGGCGAGGTGCTCGCGCTGCTCGGCCCCAACGGCGCCGGCAAGACGACCACGACGGAGATCCTCGAGGGCTACCGGCACCGCGACGCGGGCGAGGTCGACGTCCTCGGGGTCGACCCGGCCCACGCCCACCCTGTGTGGCGCAGCCGCCTCGGGATCGTCCTGCAGACCGCCGGCGACCTCGGCGACCTCACCGTCGAGGAGTCGGTCGCGCACTTCGCCGGCTACTACCCGCACCCGCGGTCGGTCGACGAGGTGGTCGAGGCGGTGGGGCTGGCGGAGAAGCGCACCACCCGGGGCGCCAACCTCTCCGGCGGCCAGCGCCGGCGCCTCGACGTCGCCCTGGGGATCATCGGCCGGCCAGAGCTACTCTTCCTCGACGAGCCCACGACCGGCTTCGACCCGGAGGCGCGGCGCGAGTTCTGGGAGCTCATCAAGGGCCTGCGGGGCGAGGGGACGACGATCCTGCTCACCACGCACTACCTCGACGAGGCGGAGGTGCTCGCGGACCGGGTGGCCGTCATCGCGCGCGGGCGCGTGATCGCCTGCGACGTCCCTTCTCGCCTCGGTGGGCGGGACGAGTCGCTGGCCACCGTCACATGGCGCGAGGAGGGGGCCGTGCGCCGGGTGCCCACCCACGAGCCTACGAAGGCGGTGCGCGAGCTCGCCGACCGGTTCGGCGGCGAGGTCCCCGGGCTGGCCGTCCACCGGCCGAGCCTGGAGGACACGTACCTGTCCCTCATCGGGCACGACCTCGACGACACGGAGGGCACGCGATGAGCGCCTCGACCGTCACGACGGGCCCGGCGGTCCCCGCGCGCCCCCCGGGTGCGTTCGCGCTCGGCCGCCGGCGCGTGAGCATCGAGCTCAAGCAGTTCTTCCGCGACCGCCAGTCGGCGGTGTTCAACTTCCTGCTGCCGGTGCTGCTCATGGTCATCTTCGGGGCGGTGTTCGGCAGCCAGCCGCTCAGCGAGGGCTCGGACATCGCGTTCTCGCAGTACTTCGTGGCCGGCATGATCGCGTCCGGCGTGCTCTACACGAGCTTCCAGAACCTCTCGATCTCGATCCCGCTCGAGCGCGACGACGGCACTCTCAAGCGCATCCAGGGCACGCCCATGCCCAAGCTCTCGTACTTCATCGGCAAGATCGGCCTGGTCTTCGTCGCGTACGTCGCCCAGCTCACCCTGCTGGTCACCGTGGGACGTCTCTTCTACAAGCTCCAGCTCCCCAGCGGCTCCCAGTGGGTGACCCTCGTGTGGGTGTCGGTGCTCGGCCTGATCGCGTGCACCCTGCTGGGCATCGCGTTCAGCTCG is a window of Frankiales bacterium DNA encoding:
- a CDS encoding ABC transporter permease — encoded protein: MSASTVTTGPAVPARPPGAFALGRRRVSIELKQFFRDRQSAVFNFLLPVLLMVIFGAVFGSQPLSEGSDIAFSQYFVAGMIASGVLYTSFQNLSISIPLERDDGTLKRIQGTPMPKLSYFIGKIGLVFVAYVAQLTLLVTVGRLFYKLQLPSGSQWVTLVWVSVLGLIACTLLGIAFSSVPKNGKGAPAIVSPIVLVLQFTSGVFFPYSQLPDWMQTFAAVFPLKWLTQAMRSVFLPPEAAAALEVSGSWQLGACAAVLAAWAVVALLLSLRFFRWNKRGQD
- a CDS encoding ATP-binding cassette domain-containing protein, encoding MTTTDPSAGTLVVPAPDGADLAVRVRGLRRSYGETRAVDGVDLDVVRGEVLALLGPNGAGKTTTTEILEGYRHRDAGEVDVLGVDPAHAHPVWRSRLGIVLQTAGDLGDLTVEESVAHFAGYYPHPRSVDEVVEAVGLAEKRTTRGANLSGGQRRRLDVALGIIGRPELLFLDEPTTGFDPEARREFWELIKGLRGEGTTILLTTHYLDEAEVLADRVAVIARGRVIACDVPSRLGGRDESLATVTWREEGAVRRVPTHEPTKAVRELADRFGGEVPGLAVHRPSLEDTYLSLIGHDLDDTEGTR